In one window of Nitrospirota bacterium DNA:
- the ndhC gene encoding NADH-quinone oxidoreductase subunit A codes for MPGTYIPINYLPVLIIIIIAASVGLAPLLIGILIRPARRYPLKLSPYESGNPPVGEPRYRFSVRFYIIAMLFVVFDVEAVFLYPWAVAYDKIGLYGFVEMMIFIFILLIGYIYVWKKGALMWE; via the coding sequence ATGCCAGGAACATATATTCCAATAAATTACCTGCCGGTATTAATAATAATAATCATTGCCGCTTCTGTGGGCTTAGCCCCTTTGCTCATAGGCATACTCATCAGGCCTGCAAGGCGTTATCCGCTGAAGCTCTCCCCTTATGAATCAGGCAACCCGCCGGTTGGAGAGCCCAGGTACAGGTTTTCAGTGCGGTTTTATATTATCGCAATGCTTTTTGTGGTATTTGATGTTGAAGCGGTCTTCCTCTATCCATGGGCAGTTGCATATGATAAAATCGGGCTGTACGGTTTCGTGGAGATGATGATATTCATATTCATCCTTTTAATCGGTTACATATATGTATGGAAAAAAGGCGCGCTTATGTGGGAATGA
- a CDS encoding NADH-quinone oxidoreductase subunit B → MINASPDVIEIEDRVKIIPGANTIITSLDKLINWGRKSSIWPMTFGLACCAIEMMATGASHYDFDRFGIVFRASPRHTDLLIIAGTVTKKMVPVIRRVYDQMPEPRYVMAMGSCACSGGIFNTYSVVQGCDTFLPVDVYVPGCPPKPEALMEGILKLQDKIQKEHLRWSRWR, encoded by the coding sequence CTGATAAATGCATCGCCTGATGTTATTGAAATAGAAGACAGGGTAAAAATTATCCCCGGTGCAAATACTATCATTACCTCTCTTGATAAACTCATCAACTGGGGCAGAAAATCATCAATATGGCCCATGACTTTCGGTCTTGCCTGCTGTGCAATTGAGATGATGGCAACAGGCGCAAGCCACTATGACTTTGACCGTTTCGGAATTGTCTTCAGGGCATCACCAAGGCACACAGACCTTCTGATTATCGCAGGGACAGTAACAAAAAAAATGGTGCCTGTCATAAGGCGGGTTTATGATCAGATGCCGGAGCCGCGGTATGTAATGGCAATGGGCAGTTGTGCATGTTCCGGCGGGATATTCAATACTTATTCCGTTGTTCAGGGGTGCGATACTTTTTTGCCGGTTGATGTCTATGTCCCGGGCTGTCCCCCAAAACCCGAGGCCTTGATGGAGGGAATCCTGAAGCTTCAGGACAAAATACAGAAAGAACATCTCAGATGGAGCAGGTGGAGGTAA
- a CDS encoding NADH-quinone oxidoreductase subunit C: MEPLEIAERLKEQFPDEVAGVTQSGEQVSVIVKRGRIIDICRYLHDDPAICLNYLSDLCGVDYPGRKPRFEVIYNLYSLKHLHRLRLKALIPEEELSINSIVSVLAGANWHERETCDMYGIVFNNHPDLRRILMPEDWEGFPLRKDYPLKGAEGKEYRGYEEARELHKHDEEWNIKS, translated from the coding sequence ATGGAACCTTTAGAGATTGCAGAAAGGCTGAAAGAGCAGTTTCCTGATGAAGTTGCCGGAGTGACGCAGTCAGGGGAGCAGGTCTCTGTCATTGTCAAACGTGGCAGAATTATTGATATCTGCCGGTACCTGCATGACGACCCGGCAATTTGTCTGAATTATCTGTCAGACCTGTGCGGCGTTGATTACCCGGGCAGGAAACCCCGTTTTGAAGTGATTTATAATCTTTACTCCTTAAAGCACCTCCACAGGCTGAGGTTGAAGGCGCTTATCCCTGAAGAAGAATTGTCAATTAACAGTATTGTATCAGTCTTGGCAGGCGCAAACTGGCATGAAAGAGAAACCTGCGACATGTACGGCATTGTTTTTAACAACCACCCTGACCTAAGGCGCATACTTATGCCCGAGGACTGGGAGGGTTTTCCCCTTAGAAAAGATTATCCTCTGAAAGGCGCCGAGGGGAAGGAATACAGGGGATATGAAGAAGCAAGGGAACTGCACAAACACGATGAGGAGTGGAATATAAAATCTTGA
- a CDS encoding NADH-quinone oxidoreductase subunit D — MENIEDKSQGTSRIATEEMTLNMGPQHPATHGVLRLVLELDGETVVKCTPYIGYLHRGIEKLSEHRNYFQIIPLTDRLDYIASMSNNIGYCIAVEKLFGIEPPERAQFIRTITAEMSRISSHLLWLATHALDIGAMTVFLYCFREREKLLDLFERLCGARLTVSYPRIGGVRNNADTKWLEDLYDFTGEFPMRIEQYETLIDQNRIWLRRTKGIGVISAEEAINWGLSGPVIRGSGVPYDIRKFMPYAAYDRVKWEVPTGKNGDVYDRYRVRMEELRQSNFIIRQCIEKIPQGPVMADAPKYLLPPKDKVLTDMEHLIHHFVLITKGYHAAPEGEIYAATEAPKGELGFYIVSNGEGKPYRLRIRTPSFVHISVLPKLCEGSLIADVVANIGSIDIVLGECDR, encoded by the coding sequence ATGGAAAATATAGAAGATAAATCACAGGGGACTTCCCGCATAGCGACTGAGGAAATGACGCTCAATATGGGTCCCCAGCACCCTGCCACGCACGGGGTGCTCAGGCTTGTGCTTGAACTTGACGGCGAAACCGTGGTCAAATGCACTCCCTATATCGGCTATCTCCACCGGGGCATTGAGAAGCTCTCGGAGCACAGGAACTATTTCCAGATTATACCCCTCACCGATCGGCTGGATTACATAGCATCAATGTCTAACAACATCGGCTACTGCATTGCGGTAGAGAAACTTTTCGGAATTGAACCGCCTGAAAGGGCGCAGTTCATCAGAACTATCACGGCTGAGATGTCCCGCATATCAAGCCATCTTCTCTGGCTTGCAACGCATGCGCTGGACATAGGCGCAATGACAGTATTCCTTTATTGCTTCAGGGAAAGGGAAAAACTCCTTGACCTGTTTGAGCGCCTCTGCGGCGCAAGGCTTACAGTAAGCTATCCAAGGATAGGCGGCGTACGGAATAACGCCGATACAAAATGGCTGGAGGACCTCTACGATTTCACCGGAGAATTCCCAATGAGGATTGAGCAGTATGAAACACTCATAGACCAGAACCGCATCTGGCTCAGAAGGACCAAGGGAATCGGAGTTATCTCTGCCGAAGAGGCAATAAACTGGGGATTAAGCGGCCCTGTAATCAGGGGCTCAGGCGTGCCGTATGATATAAGAAAATTTATGCCGTATGCGGCATATGACAGGGTTAAATGGGAAGTCCCTACGGGTAAAAACGGGGATGTTTACGACCGTTACCGCGTGAGAATGGAGGAACTGCGCCAGTCAAATTTCATCATAAGGCAGTGCATAGAAAAAATCCCTCAGGGTCCTGTGATGGCTGACGCCCCCAAATATCTACTGCCGCCCAAAGACAAGGTTTTAACTGATATGGAGCATCTCATACATCACTTTGTACTTATAACAAAAGGCTATCACGCCGCCCCTGAAGGCGAAATTTATGCTGCCACAGAGGCCCCGAAGGGAGAGCTCGGTTTTTATATAGTAAGCAACGGCGAGGGGAAACCCTATCGCCTGAGGATACGTACGCCTTCATTTGTGCACATATCAGTCCTGCCCAAGCTCTGTGAAGGCAGCCTAATTGCAGATGTCGTTGCAAATATCGGAAGCATAGATATAGTTTTGGGAGAATGCGACAGGTGA
- the nuoE gene encoding NADH-quinone oxidoreductase subunit NuoE, with protein MFTETVLKEIESIKTKYPNPRSALLPALYIAQKEFGWLSHEAMQCVAHAIDLPEAAVRGTASFYAMFKHNPMGRHLIQLCTNVSCMILGAEKLADFLKSKYGLESGGTTKDNRFSLMIMECIGSCGTGPAMLVNTDFYDNLTEKRIGEILNTYK; from the coding sequence ATGTTTACTGAAACCGTGTTAAAGGAAATTGAAAGCATAAAAACAAAATACCCTAATCCGAGGAGCGCTCTGCTCCCGGCGTTATATATTGCGCAGAAAGAGTTCGGGTGGCTGAGCCATGAGGCTATGCAGTGCGTTGCACATGCTATAGACCTGCCTGAGGCGGCAGTGCGGGGGACTGCATCTTTCTATGCGATGTTTAAGCATAATCCAATGGGGAGGCATCTCATACAGCTTTGCACAAATGTGTCATGCATGATTTTAGGCGCTGAAAAACTGGCGGATTTCCTCAAGTCTAAATACGGTCTTGAATCAGGCGGCACCACCAAAGACAATCGTTTTTCTCTCATGATAATGGAATGCATAGGCTCCTGCGGCACAGGTCCGGCAATGCTTGTTAACACGGATTTTTATGATAATCTTACTGAAAAAAGGATAGGAGAGATACTAAATACATATAAATAA
- the nuoF gene encoding NADH-quinone oxidoreductase subunit NuoF codes for MEKILLKNTENADSADIDGYIKTGGYKGIPKAFKLKPSDIIEEIKKSGLRGRGGAGFPTGMKWSIAAADSKFPKYLVCNADEGEPGTFKDRHILEKNPHLLIEGMVISGFALGSEYGYIYLRGEYPHAKDILEKAIRQAYEKKFLGKGILGGKIKFHLAVYQGAGAYICGEETALIESLEGRRGHPRLKPPFPVNAGAWKMPTIVNNVETLSNVPYIIDAGAGAYSKIGSKDCPGTKLFSVSGCVEKPGVYELPMGISLREIIYTHAGGIRGGKKIKAVIPGGISTPVLPVDKIDCPMDFISIQKYGSMLGSGAVIVMDESVCMVKVAHRSMKFFEHESCGKCIPCREGTSWLEKILQRIEHGKGREDDLGLLSGIAETMLGKTFCQLGDGAACAMQSMLKHFRGEFEEHIKRKSKCQSSNAKKE; via the coding sequence ATGGAAAAAATATTATTGAAAAATACTGAAAACGCTGATTCTGCCGACATTGACGGATACATCAAAACCGGCGGTTATAAAGGCATTCCAAAGGCATTTAAACTAAAGCCGTCTGACATTATTGAGGAGATAAAGAAATCAGGTCTAAGAGGCAGGGGCGGCGCAGGTTTCCCGACAGGCATGAAATGGAGCATTGCCGCCGCAGACTCCAAATTCCCCAAGTATCTTGTCTGTAATGCAGATGAAGGCGAGCCCGGCACATTCAAAGACAGGCATATACTTGAGAAGAATCCGCATTTATTAATAGAGGGGATGGTTATATCGGGATTTGCGCTCGGCTCTGAATACGGTTATATCTACCTCAGAGGTGAATATCCGCATGCAAAAGATATTTTGGAAAAGGCTATAAGACAGGCCTATGAAAAAAAATTTCTCGGCAAGGGCATCCTCGGGGGAAAAATAAAATTCCATCTTGCCGTGTATCAGGGCGCGGGGGCGTATATTTGCGGTGAAGAAACCGCGCTTATTGAATCGCTTGAAGGCAGAAGAGGGCATCCGAGGCTGAAGCCTCCCTTCCCTGTAAATGCCGGCGCGTGGAAAATGCCGACTATTGTAAATAATGTTGAAACGCTGTCTAATGTGCCCTACATTATTGACGCCGGAGCCGGAGCATATTCAAAAATAGGCAGTAAAGATTGTCCGGGCACAAAGCTGTTCAGCGTAAGCGGATGCGTTGAAAAACCCGGCGTTTATGAACTCCCCATGGGGATTTCCCTCAGGGAGATTATTTACACCCATGCCGGAGGTATTAGAGGAGGAAAAAAAATTAAGGCGGTAATTCCTGGAGGAATCTCAACACCCGTGCTTCCTGTGGATAAAATAGACTGCCCCATGGATTTTATCTCAATACAAAAATACGGCAGCATGCTCGGCTCAGGCGCCGTCATTGTCATGGATGAATCCGTCTGCATGGTGAAGGTTGCGCACAGGTCAATGAAGTTCTTTGAACATGAGTCCTGCGGCAAATGCATCCCGTGCAGGGAAGGAACAAGCTGGCTTGAAAAAATACTTCAGAGAATTGAACACGGCAAAGGAAGGGAAGATGACCTCGGACTTTTATCCGGTATAGCAGAAACCATGCTGGGCAAAACCTTCTGCCAGCTTGGAGACGGTGCGGCATGCGCGATGCAGTCAATGCTAAAACATTTCAGGGGAGAATTTGAGGAACACATAAAAAGAAAATCAAAATGTCAAAGCTCAAATGCCAAAAAAGAATAG
- a CDS encoding molybdopterin-dependent oxidoreductase: protein MSFKIMISITINGKEITLDKPVTVLNAAKRAGIKIPTLCNYELLEPYGGCRLCIVEVERLPKLQTACTLMAADGMVIKTESDTISDVRRGLLELLLINHPLDCPQCDKAGECELQNLVGKYGAASGRYKEEKRKVPASHEDKIISRNMERCVLCTRCVRTCDTVQGAFAISVIGRGGGSRVEPFSSTSFNCEYCGNCLTACPVGAILSRIHLHSYRLWQIDREVETICPYCGVGCSLVLQVRDESVKRAVPKLGLGLNNGLLCSNGRFGYEFAGSPERLKTPLVRIAPKEKIEVKKIRNLEDKNSASQLHNFSASQFREASWEEALSIIAEELTAVRDKNSGDAIAGIASARCTNEDNYVFQKFMRTACRTNHIDSVSRAGFAGMQKYFEDLLGQGITSNLIAGLKNSNAILAAGEDPTAVNPVLGLSIRAAAREGAKIAVIGNMPGLKRFKTHTVIPPLFKEAEILEALLAAVAKGKGVRGEKPAIDSMIAGISQNSPEQHIEGLKEIADVLLRSGSVSIVLGADAARREDGHRTLFAIAGLTYLLEARLYLLSEKPNEQGLIDMGCLPDTLPGGRPLGISDFRKRFETEWKTAVPAKEGLTLMKIIEAAKEKKIKAMYIMGENPAFNLPDNAQIKEALSSLDFLVVQDIFLTETAELADVVLPAACWPGKEGTFTNLERRIQLLKKAVNTSPGMEDWKIIAAISGKMGCKMAYSDAEEIMQEIARVSPLYKDLTYSEIAKGNCLWPYHGEPLRGWLGEVPAASVKPKKYNADLYIAPENILFHSGTLSRSASTLRKIYPKPLLKIGAHHAGRLSLKEGDAVSVSSAHGSVKVPVSIDPTIKDNKALLSNNFEGAGVFSLMGYNIDPVTNIPGIEGCEVTINKL, encoded by the coding sequence TTGTCATTTAAAATTATGATATCCATAACCATCAACGGAAAAGAGATTACTCTGGACAAGCCGGTGACCGTCCTTAATGCCGCAAAGCGCGCCGGGATAAAAATACCAACTCTCTGCAACTATGAACTGCTTGAACCCTACGGAGGATGCAGGCTCTGCATTGTAGAAGTAGAAAGATTGCCGAAACTCCAGACCGCATGCACCTTAATGGCGGCAGACGGCATGGTCATAAAGACTGAATCCGATACCATCTCCGATGTAAGGCGCGGTCTTCTGGAATTGCTTCTCATAAACCATCCTCTTGACTGCCCGCAGTGCGACAAGGCAGGCGAGTGTGAACTGCAAAACCTCGTCGGCAAATACGGTGCTGCCTCAGGCAGGTATAAAGAGGAAAAAAGAAAGGTTCCTGCAAGTCATGAAGATAAAATCATCTCGCGAAATATGGAAAGATGCGTACTTTGTACAAGATGCGTGAGGACCTGCGATACAGTACAGGGCGCATTCGCAATTTCAGTCATCGGCAGAGGGGGCGGCTCAAGAGTTGAGCCGTTTTCATCAACATCATTTAACTGTGAATACTGCGGCAACTGTCTTACGGCATGTCCGGTGGGCGCAATATTGAGCCGCATTCATCTGCACAGTTACAGGTTATGGCAGATTGACAGGGAAGTTGAGACCATCTGCCCTTACTGCGGCGTAGGGTGTTCTTTAGTTCTTCAGGTCCGGGATGAGTCAGTAAAGCGCGCAGTCCCGAAATTAGGACTCGGTTTAAATAACGGACTCCTGTGCTCAAATGGAAGGTTTGGTTATGAATTTGCCGGAAGTCCCGAACGACTCAAGACACCGCTTGTCCGGATAGCGCCAAAAGAAAAGATAGAAGTTAAGAAGATAAGAAATTTAGAAGATAAAAACTCAGCCTCTCAACTTCATAACTTCTCAGCTTCTCAGTTTCGCGAAGCATCTTGGGAAGAGGCTTTAAGCATAATCGCTGAAGAATTAACGGCTGTACGGGATAAAAACAGCGGCGATGCAATTGCAGGCATTGCCTCGGCAAGATGCACAAACGAGGATAACTATGTATTTCAGAAGTTCATGAGGACAGCATGCCGCACAAATCATATAGATTCGGTTTCAAGGGCCGGATTTGCAGGCATGCAGAAATATTTTGAAGACCTCTTAGGACAGGGGATTACGTCAAACCTGATAGCAGGGCTTAAAAACTCCAATGCAATACTGGCCGCCGGCGAAGACCCTACCGCCGTAAACCCCGTTCTTGGTTTATCAATACGGGCCGCGGCAAGGGAAGGCGCAAAAATTGCCGTCATTGGAAATATGCCCGGGCTTAAACGGTTTAAGACGCATACAGTTATCCCTCCTTTATTTAAAGAGGCGGAAATACTTGAAGCCTTGCTTGCTGCAGTAGCTAAGGGTAAGGGTGTACGGGGTGAAAAACCAGCGATAGACAGCATGATCGCCGGGATTTCACAAAACTCTCCTGAACAACATATTGAAGGGCTTAAAGAAATTGCAGACGTGCTTCTTCGCTCAGGGTCTGTTTCTATCGTTCTGGGCGCTGACGCCGCCCGCCGGGAAGACGGACACAGAACGCTTTTTGCAATCGCCGGACTAACCTACCTGCTTGAGGCAAGACTTTATCTCCTTTCAGAAAAGCCTAATGAACAGGGGCTTATTGATATGGGCTGTCTGCCTGATACGCTTCCGGGTGGAAGACCTCTCGGCATCTCTGATTTCAGAAAAAGGTTTGAGACTGAATGGAAAACAGCCGTGCCTGCAAAAGAAGGGCTTACCCTTATGAAAATTATAGAGGCGGCTAAAGAAAAAAAAATTAAGGCGATGTACATAATGGGCGAAAACCCCGCATTCAATCTTCCGGACAACGCCCAAATAAAAGAAGCCTTAAGCTCGCTTGATTTTCTTGTGGTTCAGGATATTTTCCTGACCGAAACCGCAGAACTTGCCGATGTAGTTCTTCCTGCGGCTTGCTGGCCCGGGAAAGAAGGGACCTTCACCAACCTTGAACGCAGGATACAGCTTCTTAAAAAGGCAGTAAACACATCACCCGGCATGGAGGACTGGAAGATTATCGCCGCGATTTCCGGGAAAATGGGGTGTAAAATGGCATATTCCGATGCTGAGGAAATAATGCAGGAGATTGCGCGCGTCTCTCCGCTTTACAAAGACCTTACTTACAGTGAGATTGCAAAAGGCAATTGCCTGTGGCCCTATCATGGAGAGCCGTTAAGGGGCTGGCTCGGCGAGGTGCCTGCGGCATCTGTCAAGCCTAAAAAATACAATGCCGACCTCTACATTGCGCCTGAAAACATACTATTTCACTCAGGAACCCTTTCAAGAAGCGCCTCTACATTGAGAAAGATATATCCTAAGCCCTTGTTAAAGATCGGCGCGCATCATGCCGGAAGACTCAGCCTGAAAGAAGGTGACGCCGTTTCTGTTTCATCAGCGCATGGAAGTGTCAAGGTCCCTGTCTCAATTGACCCTACAATAAAAGACAACAAGGCATTGCTCAGTAATAATTTTGA